Part of the Geoalkalibacter ferrihydriticus DSM 17813 genome is shown below.
AAAACCTTTTTAACCAAATAACCGATGCGGAGTGGAAGTCAAGGCATAAAACCTCGCCGGCACCGGCAGCGTATTCAATACAGATGCAACTATTGACTTTTCTGCCGAGTGTGTAATCTTGTTGCTGTAATACTCGGGCAATCCATAGAGATGAGCAATCTACAAGGAGAAAAGAACAATGAACGTTGCGGAAATTCGGGAAATCGCCAAGACCATGGGAATCAAGGCGACCAGCAAGATGAAGAAAGCTGAACTCATCCAAGCCATTCAGAGGCATGAAGGCAATGCCGATTGTTACGGCGCACCCTGGCGCCTGGAATGCGGCCAGGACGACTGTCTGTGGCGCCGTGACTGCCAACACCAAAGCCACTGACCCCCCCGGCCAGGTTTCGCGACCTCAGAGCAGATCGCGAAACCTGACCAGGGCGTAGAAGCAAAGAATTCCTCCGATTGCGAGCAACAAATCACGTTGCCAGGCAATAGGGCGTCCCAAGCCACTGACCCACAGAGGGTCAAGGAGCGCGGCCATGGAAAAACCCACCGCACCAAGTTGCAGCAAGGTCCGCATCATAATCTTCGCTCTCCAGTCCTCAAGCTGCTTTCACCTGGATTTCTGATCCTCAGCTCCGGTCGAGGCTGAAGCGGCCGGGACCCAGGATGAGCAGGCCGCAGAACACGATCCCCAGCTCAATGGCGTGGGAGGCAACTTGCAAGCCGTCGCCACGGCCAAGGTGCATGGTGGCGGCCACCGCCATGGTGCAGGCCAGCACCAGGCAGGCCGGGCGCATGAAAAACCCGAAAATCAGACAGAGCGCACCCAAGGTCTCGGCCAGGGCCGCAGCGATGCCCCACATATGCGGCATGAAGTCGATTCCCAGATAGCTCATGGCTAGCCCCAGTTGATACCAGCGCTCGGGTCCACCGAGCAACTTAGGCACGCCATGCACGAGAAACATGACTCCCAGGCCAAGGCGCATGAGCAGCAAACCAATGTCCCGATATTTGTTCAGAAATCTCCACATAAGTTGACCCATCCTTTCCTTTTGCCCAAGTCGCTCGTCCTTGCCCACCGCCAGGGTCTTTCACCAAAGACCGGTTGCGCCTCTTGCACCGGCGGCAGCTTGGGGCTATTGTGTAAACACATTCGCTGTGCCATTGCCGCCCCAAGGAGCAGATATCATGGCTCGTAAGATTTTCGTCGCCGCCACCGGCCAGAATTGCGGCAAAACCACCACCAGCATCTCCCTGTTATACCTGGCGTTGGCAAAGTACGCCAGGGTCGGCTTCATCAAGCCTCTCGGCCCCAAGCCGACGCTTTTCCAAGGGCTGGCGATGGACAAGGATGCCGCGCTCATGGCCCAGGTGTTCAATCTGGGCGCGCATCTGCCGCACATGTCGCCGGTGGTGCTGCAACCCGACACCACACGGCGCATGATTAACGGTGAAATCAATCCAGCGGTGCTGGAGCGCAGAATTGTCGAAGCCTATGCCGAACTCGACCGCACCTGTGATTTCGTCATCATCGAAGGCGCCGGGCACACCGGAGTCGGTTCGGTGCTGGAGTTATCCAATGCGCGCATCGCCCATCTTCTCCAAGCACCGGTCCTCATGGTCACCGGCGGCGGCGTGGGCAACGTCATCGACGCGGTATGCCTCAACCTGTCCCTGTTTCGCGAGCAGGGCGTCAGGGTGCGCGGCATCGTTGCCAACAAGCTGGTTGCGGAAAAGCGTGAAATCACCCTCGACTACCTGCGCCGCGCTTTTGCACCTCGATCCTTAGAGGTTCTGGGCGGCTTCAACTACCAACCGGTGCTGGCCAACCCGACCCTGAGGCGCATCGCGCGTCTGCTCGACACACCCCTGCAGGGCGATCAGAGCGAGGCCGGGCGCATCATCCATCACGTGCAGATCGGCGCCGCTTCGACCCAACGCGTTACCGAGCTGTTGCAGGAGTCCTCTCTGCTGATCGTCACCAGCAGCCGTGACGAACTGCTGGTGACCCTGGCCAACCTCTACCAGATGGAGGAATACCGCTCAAGGCTCGTAGGCCTGGTCATTCCCGGCATTAGTCCGATCAGTAAAATCACTCAGAGAATTCTGGATCGCAGCCACATACCCTACCTGCGCACGACTCGCCACTCTACCTCCGAACTGCACAATCTCATCACGGATGATGTGTCCAAGATCACCGCCGAAGACCAGGAAAAACTCGACCTGCTGCGCGAACTCGCCGCACTGCGTTTCGATTTCGACGCCGTCGACGCCCTCTGCGCTCCTTGAGCAACAAGCCTCCAGGACCGACGAAACGCCCCCCCTAACCCCGCTGCCGGATATTCTCGACGGCGGCCAGATGCAGGCCGTCGGCGATGGTGGGATAGACATGGACGGTTTCGGCCAGATCTTGAACGCTGAGGCCGAAGCGTACCGCCAGGGTCGCCTCATGGATAAGATCGGCGGCGCGCGGTGCCAGAACCTGCACTCCGAGCACCCGCCCTGAACCTTGATCGGCACAGAGTACAAAGCCGCCTCGCCGCCCGCCCATAACGTGGGCCTTGGCCACCCGGTCGAGGGGGAGAAAGGTTTCCACCACCGATTTTCCGGCCGCCCGTGCCTGCGCGCCACTCAGCCCCACCGCGGCCAGTTCAGGGTCGACAAACACTGCCATGGGCGTGGTACGGTGGTCGATGCGCCGATGCGCGTCGGGATTGAGCATGTTCTCCGCGGCCACCTCGCCCTCGCGGGCACCGGAAGGGGCGATCAAGGGAGGCCCGGTGACATCGCCGGCCGCCCAGATACCCGGGGCGCTGGTGCGCATTTCCTCATCGACGCAGATAAAGCCCGCCGCATCGCGGGCCACCCCCGCTTCCTCCAGTCCGATGTCGTCGTCGGCCGGGGCAGTGCCCACCGCGAGCATGATGCGCTCGGCGCGCAGACAACAATCCCCCTCGCCTTCCCTGGTGCGTCCGTGAAGGCAGACCAACTCGCCCTCGCGACGAACTTCCTGGGCTTCAAAATTATAGATCAGCTCCACCCCCTCATCCTCCAGAATCCCGGCAAAAATATCGACGAGACGCGCATCAAATTCCTTGAGCAGGCGCTCACCACGTTCAACAATCGTCACCCGTGTGCCGAAACGGGCGAACATCTGGCCCATTTCCACGGCCACCACCCCGCCACCGATAATCAGCAGTGACTCGGGAAAAGCGGGCAGATTCAAAGCGGAGTAGCTGTTGAGATAACCGACCTCGACCAGCCCCGGCAGACGCAGACTGCGCGGGACGCCGCCGGTGGCTATAAGGAATTTGTCGCTGACCAGAACTTCGGCCCCCACCTGAAGTTCACGCGGCGAAAGAAAGCGGCCGTGACCGCGCAAAACCTCGATACGCGGATCGGCATCGAGTTCTTTCTGGTAGTGCTCGCGGCGCAAATCTTCCACAGCCCGGGTCTTGGCCTGCATGAGCAGATTATAGTCGGGCTCTTCGGCGCGCAGATTGATGCCGAAGGGCGCGCTGCGTACCGCGGCATAAAATTCCTTGGCTTTGTGGATGAGGGTTTTGCTCGGCACGCAGCCCCAATTGACGCAGGTGCCGCCCAGTTTGCTCTGCTCCACCATGAGTACCCGCGCACCTAGGACGGAGGCCTTGCGGGCGGCGGCGAAGGCGGTGGTACCGGAGCCAAGAATGATGAAATCATAGGCTGTGTTCATGTCGGAGGTTCCGTTCCTTTCCAAGTACTGAGGATGTTGTCTTCCAGCCAGGGATAATGCCCGTCGAGCACCTCGCGAGCACGCCGATAGGCGCGGCGGTCATCGTTGAAATACACCTCGCGATGCAGGCGGCTGAGGCGGCGACGCGCCTGGTGGCAGAAAAGATCGGCCAATTTGTCGGCGCCGGGCGGCGCCTCGGGGCTGCCGGCGCGCGCAATGACAGCGGTCATGGCGAACAGCTCGGCGCCGGCGTCGACCAGACGGGCCAGCAGCATCTGCTTCTTCTGCAGCCCTTGACGATGGAGCATCATGCGGTGAAACAGATCGCGCGCCAGGCGCCGGGTGGCGCGCTCCACGAACCAGAGATGCCGCTTGAGACTCCAGGGCAGATCCACGCTCTTGAACACCGCGGGGCGCGGCAGCCACAGCAGCGGATACCATTTGGCATAGAAGCGCGCGGCATTTTTCACATCCATGCGCGTCGAGGTGGCACTCATGCCGGCCACCTTGAGGTGTGCGTCCAGGGCCTCGCGGGCGATGAACAGGTGCATGATTTCACTGGTGCCTTCGATAATGAGATTGATGCGCGCATCGCGCAACAGCCGCTCGGTGGGCACCGCCGCTTCGCCGCGACCCCGCAGGGAGTCCGCCGTTTCATAACCGCGCCCGCCGCGCACCTGCACCGCATCATCCACACTGCGCCACATGGCTTCGGTGCAGAAGAGTTTGGCCATGGCCGCTTCCAGGCGAATGTCCTGGGTGGCGGCATCACCCATGGCCGAGGTCAGCCAGGTCAAACTGTCGACGGCAAAAAGGTCGGCGCTCATACGCGCGATCTTGGCCGCGACCGCCTCGTGATGACCTATAGGCGCTCCCCACTGACGGCGAGACTTGCCGAAGTCGACGGCGATGGCCAGGGCCTGTTTCATGGTCGCCGCACTGGCCGCGGGCAGGGTCAGGCGTCCGACGTTAAGGGTCTGCAGGGCCAGGCGCAGACCTTCGCCGCGCCCGCCGAGGATATTCTCCGCCGGAACGCGCACATCGCGAAAACGCAGCAGGCCGTTGCGCAACCCCTTGAGCCCCATGAAGTCACAGCGATGCACGGTTTCCAGGCCGGGGCTGTCGCCCTCGACGATAAACGCTGTGATTTCCGGTTTTTCAGATCCTGGGTCATTGGTGCGCACCATGATGACCAGCAGTTCGGCGATAGGTCCGTTACTGGTCCACAGCTTCTCGCCGTTGATGATCCAGCTTTGCCCATCCTCACTCTGCACCGCTTGAGCGCTCATGCGCGAAGGATCGGAACCGACCTCCGGCTCGGTCAGGGCAAATGCACTCACGGCCCCGGCCGCCAGGCGCGGCAGATATTTCTGCTTCTGCTCCGGGGTGCCGAACATCTTCAGGGGCTGGGGCACACCGATGCTCTGATGGGCAGAAAGAAGCACCGCCGTCGAGGCGCAGTGGCTCGCCACCAGATGAATGATGCGGTTGTAATTAATCTGCGAAAGCCCCAAGCCACCGTATTCCTTTGGAATTTTGATCCCGAACAGCCCCAGCTTGGCCAAGCCGGCGATCACCGGCTTGGGTATGTTGCAGGTGCGGTCGATGCGGTCCGCGTCGAGATTTTTTTCCAGATAATCTCGCACCTGCGCGAGTATGTCATCACCGACGGACTTATCCGCCGGATCCTGTTCGGGAAAGGGAAAGATAAGGTCGGTCTGCAGCCGCCCCATGAACATTTCTTTAACGAAACTCGGCTGCTGCCATTCAGTCTCCCGCGAGGCTTCCGCCACCTCAAGAGAACGCTTTTCGTCTTTGTCCGCTGCGCGCATAGGATCATCCTTTCGGAAGAAATTGGATACTGTAAAGATAACAGGTATTTGGGCGGGGAAAAGGGGGCGGATTGATTTTTATGTAATTGGTGGTTATGCAGGTGGTGATTGGTTTTGATCCGGCCGGACGAAACGAGGCGCGCGACGCGCACCTGAGGCACGGGGTGCAACAGGTGCGCGAGCGATTCAGTGAAGGAGTACAAGAGGCGGGGTTGCGAAGGCAGAGTCGAGCATCGGTGTGCGTCTCAGCGCCACTGATCGAGATGCTCCCCGGCTTTTTTGGCCTCGTCCGAGAGGGGGTAGGCTTCTCGCACCTTTTCCATGATGACCCGGGCATTGCCGCGATCCCCCAGGGCGTCAAAAGCCAACCCCTGCTTGAGCATGGCGGCAGCAGCCTTAGGATGTTCACCATGTTGTTGGATGACATCCTGAAACTGGAGGATGGCGTTTTCGAACTTCTTCTCGCCATAAAAGGCCTCGCCAATCCAGTATTGGGCATTGACGGAGAGTTCGTGGTCGGGATGGCGCCGCAGAAAATCCGTCAGGGTTTCACGACCAGCGGCAAATTCGTTCTGCCGCATAATCTGGTCGAGCCCTTTGCGGTAGCGTTCCTCGGCGGTCTCGGCTGCGGGTTCAAGAGGCCGTGCGGCGCCGGCCACCGCAGCGGCCGCGGCACTGCCGCCGCGCGCATCAACACCTGCAAGCCGGTCTTCCAGGGCACTGACCTTGAGCCCGAGATCATCGCGAACCAGACGCAGTTCGTCGCGCAATTGCGCATTGTTGCGCGAGGTATCTTCGAGACGGCCGTTAATACTTTGCAGCTCAACGCGCACAGCATCCAGAGCGACCTGGGTTTCGGCCTGCTGGAGTGCCAGGGCTTCAAGGCGAGCAGACATTTCCTGGCTCTGCTCCTGGGAGCGGCCGAGCGTATGGCGTTCGAGCTCGGCCAGACGCCGCTTGAGTTCCTGCTGGTCTTGCTCCAGGCGCAGTTGGCTCTGGCTCGGCAGGCAACCACCGGCGAGAGCCGCAAACAAGAACAGCACAAGAAAAATTCTGATTCTTTTCATGGATCAATGACCTCCGCTATCTAAGGCAAAAGGGCCGCGCTAAGCGCGGCCCTTTGCGATACGGCCGACCCTAAAATCAAAGGACCGGCTTGAACTCGGCACGGCGGTTCTTGGCCCAAGCATCTTCATGGTTCGCCGGGTCAAGTGGCAACTCTTCGCCGTACGAAATGATGGACAAACGCTCCGCTGCAATGCCCAGCGAAACCAGGAAATTCCTGACCGCCTGGGCGCGGCGCTCGCCCAGCGCCAAATTGTACTCATCAGAGCCGCGCTCGTCGGTATGTCCTTCAATGAGCACCTTGACCTCGGGATTGGCGCGCAGATAGGCGGCGTTGCGGGTAAGAATCTCCTGGGCGCGCGAACTCAGGGTGAAGGCGTCGAACTCGAAGTGAACACGCTCCAGGGCTGCGGCGATGTCGGCCGCGCCGGGGACGCTGCGATCATAACGATCCGCCTCACGAATGCGGCCTTCCTGGAGGACGCTGTCATCATAGCCGCGCAAGTCGGTAGCCGGCAGGCGGGTCTCGGTCACCTCCGGTGCTCGCGCAATGTCGGCCTCGACGGGCTGCCTGGCACAGCCGGAAAACACCAGGGACACTGCGACAAGAATCAAAGCTGCGCGAAAAACCCGATGGAACCTGTTCATCTCTGAGCACTCCTGAAAAAAATCATCCTTTTTATGCCGATTCGCTCCGGAATGGAGCGGCGGCGAAAAACATCGCTATCTTAACGAGAAACGGCAAAAAACTCAACTACTGTTGCCAGGGCCCCGACCAGGCGGGATGGGACGCCTGACCACCGGGGGGCGAAATGCGGCGCGCTCCGGTGCCGTCGGCACGCATGACATAAATCCATTTCTGCCTGTCCTGGGTCAGGGAATAGACCAGGAAGCGCCCATCAGGACTCCAGCGAGGGTGCTCCTTGCTGCCGGCGCCGAAAGTCAGGCGCCGCTCGTCGCTGCCGTCAGGACGAATGGTGTAAATGTCAAATCGACCCTGCTCAAGACGGGTAAAAGCGATGCGCTCGCCGGTGGGGCTCCAGGCCGGAGTCCCATTGTGGGTACCCGCCGGAGTCAGGCGCCGCAGGTTGTCACCCTGCGCATCCATAATGAATACATGCGGGCCGCCCTGGCGGTCGGACAAAAAGGCAATCTGATCGCCCCCCGGACTCCAACTGGGCTCCACATCGATATTCCAGTTCTGCGTCAGGCGCCGGCGGAGTGAGCCGTCGGTACCGATGAGGTAGAGATCGGGGTTGCCCTGATAGCTCAGGGTGAGGGCGATCTCGCGTCCATCGGGCCGGTAGCGCGGACTGATGTTGAGCCCCTGACGCGAGGAAAGGCGCACTTCACTTCCTGAGTAGATTTCCTTGCGATAGACGTCGGGATTGTTTTCCTTGTACGAGGTAAAAACCAGCTCCTTGCCCACCGGCGAGAAGTCGGGATTGAGCACAATGGAGCGATGGTTGGTAATACGGGTCGCGTTATGCCCGTCCACATCCATCAGGTAAAGCTCCTTGTGGCCGCTGGCATCGGAAATAAAGGCGATACGGGTGTTAAACGGCCCCTGGCTACCGGTCAGGCTCTTGAGAATCTGATCGCTGAAGGCGTGCGCCATGTAACGAGCATCGCTGAGGCGTCCGACGTAGCGACGCCCTTCGAGCAGGCGCCGGCGCGTCACATCAAACAGCCGAGCCTCGATGACGAGGGTTTCACCCTGCACCGCATAACTTCCCTTGACCAGCACCTCGGCGCCAAGCAGGCGCCATTGGGCGAAATCGACCTCGCTGCTGAGCAGGCCGATACGCTGCGCGTCGGAGAGAAAAGCGGCCGGGTCGATAAAGGAAAACATTCCGGCAAGGTCGAGATTGGCTTGCAGCACCGCCTTCACCTCCGCTGCCACCTCGGGCGCGGCGCCGCCCTGGTCGCGCGGCAGAAAGCTGGTCAGCGCCAGGGGAATGGTCTGCTGCCCCGGGGCACGGATTTCGATCTGAGCGGCAGCAGGGGTTGCCAGGGTCAGGGCCAGAAGAAAAGGGATAAGAGCACGCAGCATATATTTACTCCAGTAAATCCTTGAGGTTGAATACGACCTGGGGTTCCCAGCGCCGACCGGGTTCGAAGGGCAGTCGGCGGTCGCGCAGGATGGCGGCACGCACCGAATCGTCGAAGACGCGATCCCCGGACTCCTTGGTGAAGCGGTAATCTAGCAGGTTGCCGCGGGGATCATAAATAAGGGTCGCCTGCACCTCCAGATCCCGACGACTGACCTGATAGCGCGACAGGCTCCACTGTTCCTTGAGAAACGCCTGCAGCCAGACCTGCTGGGAAACACCGGCCTCGCTGCCGCGCCCGTCGGGCATGCCCAGGGGGGCATCGGCGCTGGACGGCGCTTGGCGGGTATCGCGTTGCGCCAATGCGGCGAGACGCTGCTTAAGCGCCTCAGCTTCTTCCTGGCGGCGGGTCCGCTCGCGCATCTCGGCCAAGCTGCGTTCAAGGTCGGCCTGCTGCGCCTGGCGCTGATCCGGTTTAGGCTCCGGTTTAGGCTCCGGTTTAGGCTCCGGTTTAGGCTCCGGTTTAGGCTCCGGTTTAGGCTCCGGTTTAGGCTCCGGTTTAGGCTCCGGCTTGGGCTCTGGCTTGGGCTCTGGCTTGGGCGCGGGTGGTGGTGCTGGACGCGCGACCTCAACGGGCTGAGGCGCGGGACGCGGAGGCGGCGCCGGGGCCGGTTCGGAGCGGACCGGCGTTGCGACCGAGGGTTCAGCGCGCGGCGGCGCGGCATCGGGACGTCCCGCCTGCGGATCAGCCACCGGCATTTGCGA
Proteins encoded:
- a CDS encoding Rho termination factor N-terminal domain-containing protein is translated as MNVAEIREIAKTMGIKATSKMKKAELIQAIQRHEGNADCYGAPWRLECGQDDCLWRRDCQHQSH
- the ybgF gene encoding tol-pal system protein YbgF, whose amino-acid sequence is MKRIRIFLVLFLFAALAGGCLPSQSQLRLEQDQQELKRRLAELERHTLGRSQEQSQEMSARLEALALQQAETQVALDAVRVELQSINGRLEDTSRNNAQLRDELRLVRDDLGLKVSALEDRLAGVDARGGSAAAAAVAGAARPLEPAAETAEERYRKGLDQIMRQNEFAAGRETLTDFLRRHPDHELSVNAQYWIGEAFYGEKKFENAILQFQDVIQQHGEHPKAAAAMLKQGLAFDALGDRGNARVIMEKVREAYPLSDEAKKAGEHLDQWR
- a CDS encoding TonB C-terminal domain-containing protein yields the protein MNRNRHKREPKSTQTERGLGRMLLMSLLLHGAVVLLLGTSFHSPPVRDTRPVYYVDLSQMPVADPQAGRPDAAPPRAEPSVATPVRSEPAPAPPPRPAPQPVEVARPAPPPAPKPEPKPEPKPEPKPEPKPEPKPEPKPEPKPEPKPEPKPEPKPDQRQAQQADLERSLAEMRERTRRQEEAEALKQRLAALAQRDTRQAPSSADAPLGMPDGRGSEAGVSQQVWLQAFLKEQWSLSRYQVSRRDLEVQATLIYDPRGNLLDYRFTKESGDRVFDDSVRAAILRDRRLPFEPGRRWEPQVVFNLKDLLE
- a CDS encoding acyl-CoA dehydrogenase family protein → MRAADKDEKRSLEVAEASRETEWQQPSFVKEMFMGRLQTDLIFPFPEQDPADKSVGDDILAQVRDYLEKNLDADRIDRTCNIPKPVIAGLAKLGLFGIKIPKEYGGLGLSQINYNRIIHLVASHCASTAVLLSAHQSIGVPQPLKMFGTPEQKQKYLPRLAAGAVSAFALTEPEVGSDPSRMSAQAVQSEDGQSWIINGEKLWTSNGPIAELLVIMVRTNDPGSEKPEITAFIVEGDSPGLETVHRCDFMGLKGLRNGLLRFRDVRVPAENILGGRGEGLRLALQTLNVGRLTLPAASAATMKQALAIAVDFGKSRRQWGAPIGHHEAVAAKIARMSADLFAVDSLTWLTSAMGDAATQDIRLEAAMAKLFCTEAMWRSVDDAVQVRGGRGYETADSLRGRGEAAVPTERLLRDARINLIIEGTSEIMHLFIAREALDAHLKVAGMSATSTRMDVKNAARFYAKWYPLLWLPRPAVFKSVDLPWSLKRHLWFVERATRRLARDLFHRMMLHRQGLQKKQMLLARLVDAGAELFAMTAVIARAGSPEAPPGADKLADLFCHQARRRLSRLHREVYFNDDRRAYRRAREVLDGHYPWLEDNILSTWKGTEPPT
- the tolB gene encoding Tol-Pal system beta propeller repeat protein TolB, translating into MLRALIPFLLALTLATPAAAQIEIRAPGQQTIPLALTSFLPRDQGGAAPEVAAEVKAVLQANLDLAGMFSFIDPAAFLSDAQRIGLLSSEVDFAQWRLLGAEVLVKGSYAVQGETLVIEARLFDVTRRRLLEGRRYVGRLSDARYMAHAFSDQILKSLTGSQGPFNTRIAFISDASGHKELYLMDVDGHNATRITNHRSIVLNPDFSPVGKELVFTSYKENNPDVYRKEIYSGSEVRLSSRQGLNISPRYRPDGREIALTLSYQGNPDLYLIGTDGSLRRRLTQNWNIDVEPSWSPGGDQIAFLSDRQGGPHVFIMDAQGDNLRRLTPAGTHNGTPAWSPTGERIAFTRLEQGRFDIYTIRPDGSDERRLTFGAGSKEHPRWSPDGRFLVYSLTQDRQKWIYVMRADGTGARRISPPGGQASHPAWSGPWQQ
- a CDS encoding DoxX family protein, with translation MWRFLNKYRDIGLLLMRLGLGVMFLVHGVPKLLGGPERWYQLGLAMSYLGIDFMPHMWGIAAALAETLGALCLIFGFFMRPACLVLACTMAVAATMHLGRGDGLQVASHAIELGIVFCGLLILGPGRFSLDRS
- a CDS encoding phosphotransacetylase family protein, with protein sequence MARKIFVAATGQNCGKTTTSISLLYLALAKYARVGFIKPLGPKPTLFQGLAMDKDAALMAQVFNLGAHLPHMSPVVLQPDTTRRMINGEINPAVLERRIVEAYAELDRTCDFVIIEGAGHTGVGSVLELSNARIAHLLQAPVLMVTGGGVGNVIDAVCLNLSLFREQGVRVRGIVANKLVAEKREITLDYLRRAFAPRSLEVLGGFNYQPVLANPTLRRIARLLDTPLQGDQSEAGRIIHHVQIGAASTQRVTELLQESSLLIVTSSRDELLVTLANLYQMEEYRSRLVGLVIPGISPISKITQRILDRSHIPYLRTTRHSTSELHNLITDDVSKITAEDQEKLDLLRELAALRFDFDAVDALCAP
- a CDS encoding dihydrolipoyl dehydrogenase family protein — its product is MNTAYDFIILGSGTTAFAAARKASVLGARVLMVEQSKLGGTCVNWGCVPSKTLIHKAKEFYAAVRSAPFGINLRAEEPDYNLLMQAKTRAVEDLRREHYQKELDADPRIEVLRGHGRFLSPRELQVGAEVLVSDKFLIATGGVPRSLRLPGLVEVGYLNSYSALNLPAFPESLLIIGGGVVAVEMGQMFARFGTRVTIVERGERLLKEFDARLVDIFAGILEDEGVELIYNFEAQEVRREGELVCLHGRTREGEGDCCLRAERIMLAVGTAPADDDIGLEEAGVARDAAGFICVDEEMRTSAPGIWAAGDVTGPPLIAPSGAREGEVAAENMLNPDAHRRIDHRTTPMAVFVDPELAAVGLSGAQARAAGKSVVETFLPLDRVAKAHVMGGRRGGFVLCADQGSGRVLGVQVLAPRAADLIHEATLAVRFGLSVQDLAETVHVYPTIADGLHLAAVENIRQRG
- the pal gene encoding peptidoglycan-associated lipoprotein Pal — protein: MNRFHRVFRAALILVAVSLVFSGCARQPVEADIARAPEVTETRLPATDLRGYDDSVLQEGRIREADRYDRSVPGAADIAAALERVHFEFDAFTLSSRAQEILTRNAAYLRANPEVKVLIEGHTDERGSDEYNLALGERRAQAVRNFLVSLGIAAERLSIISYGEELPLDPANHEDAWAKNRRAEFKPVL